Sequence from the Halobaculum rubrum genome:
CCTCGCCTGCGGGTCGATCTCGTCGCGGAGTTCCGGGTCCGGGTGGGACGGCGGGTCGGCGTCGTCGTCGCGAGTGCCGTGGTCGTCGGTCATGAGGTATGGTGACGCGTGTGGGGGCTTAGGCGTTCGCCTCGACCCGCGGCGATTCGGGGTCGGTCGGCTACTCGGCCTCGCGGTCGATCAGGTACGGCTCCCACAGTTCGATGTGCAGGCCGTCGGCGTCGGTGCAGCCCTCTCCCCACAGATCCTCGGCGTCGAAGCGGACGTTGTACAGCTGTTCGGCGCGCTCGTCGTCGCCTCCCTTCCGGGCGTTCTCATCGGGGTACACGTGCGCGCCGCGGTCGGCGACGATCTCGCCCACGGCGCCGCGGACGTAGCGCGGACACCGCGTGTGTTCCGCGGGGTGACGCTTCGCCACCCGGATTCGGTCGCCGACGGCGAACGCCGGGTCGCCGTCGCCGCGGCGGCTCAGGTACTTCTCGCGGACGCCCTCAAGCAGCGCGGGGAGGCGTTCCGGATCATCCACGTCCGGCACCTCGGCCTCGCCCGCGGCTATCGCCTCGGCACGGTCGCGAAGCTCCGCGGCGTCGACGACGCCCGCCTCGACGAACAGCGTCTCGAGGGCGCCCAGCCAGCGCTCGTAGTAGGGGACCGTCAGATAGCGCTCGGGGTCGTCGCCCTCCAGCGTGTACCGGAAGCGGTCGAGTTCGAACGTGTCGGAGCCGAGGCCCGTGATGTACAGCGACTGGACGACGCCCTCCCACTCGTGGTGGAACGGGCTGGCGTCGTCGGGTTGGTCCGGCGGGAGCTCGTGAAAGGAGTCCATCCCGCCGATGTCGTGGATCCCGTCCATACACGGTTGATTCCGGCGCGACTGATAAAATCTCGCCACGCGGTAGCATGGGCCCCGCGATCGGTGGGGCGATCGACGCCGTGAACACGACCGCGAAAGCCCCCGCCGGTCTCGACTCGGTGCGGGCGGCGCGCTCCTCGGCTCGGTCGCTATGCTCCCTCGCCTGCGGTGCTGACCGCTCCGCGCCTTCGCCGAGACCGGCGGCCCCTTTCAGTCCCACCCGAGGCCCGGACGGGCGCCGTCGTTCGCCGGTTGGACGGGCGTCGCTGTCGGTGGTTCGTCGGGGATCGTCGAACCCGGACTCCCGCGAGAACCCGCGGCGGGGAGTCGGTGTCGTCGCTTTCTCGCTTCCTCAGTCGTCGCCGAGGAGACCGGCGTCGAAGAGGCGCTGCATTCCCTCCCGAAGGCGCTCCTCGCTCGCGGCGTAGCTGATGCGGGCGTAGCCGGGCGCACCGAAGGCGGAGCCGGGGACCGTGGCGACGTGCGCGTCCTGGATCGCTTCCTCGGCCCACGCGGAGTCGTCGTCGGCCACCGGGAGCATCATGTAGAACGCGCCGTCGGGGACGGTCACGTCGACGCCGTGGTCGTCGAACAGGTCGACGAGCATGTCGCGGCGCGACTCGAAGGCCGCGCGCATCTCCTCGACGGACTCGTCGGTGTTGCGAAGGGCCTCGATGCCCGCGCGCTGGACGAAGTTCGTCGCACACGAGACGGAGTGGCTGTGGAGCTTGCCCGCCTGCGACACCAGGTCGCCCGTCGCGTGCAGGTAGCCGAGCCGCCAGCCCGTCATCGAGTACGCCTTCGAGAAACCGTTGATCGTGACCGTGCGGTCGGCCATCCCGTCTAGGCTCGCGAGGCTCGTCTGCTCGACGCCGTAGACGATCTCGTCGTAGATCTCGTCGGAGATAACCGCGAAATCGTGCTCGACGGCGAGGTCGCGAACGCCCTCCAGCCCCTCGTCGGAGTAGACGGCGCCCGTCGGGTTCGACGGCGAGTTAACGATCAGGAGCTCGGTGTCGTCGGAGACCGTCGCCGCGAGGTCGTCGAGGCCGTCGGCCAGCGAGAACCCGTGGGGAGCCAGATCGACGCGGGCGAGATCGCCGCCCGCGAGCTTCACCATCGCCTCGTAGGACACCCACGCCGGGTCGAGGAGGACGACCTCGTCGCCGTCGTCCACGAGCGTCTGGACCGTCTCGTACAGCGCCTGCTTGGCGCCGGGCGTGACGATCACGTCGTCGGCGTCGGCGTCGATGTCGTCGGCGCGGAGCTTCTCGGCGATGGCCTCCTTCAGCTCCGGGACGCCGTTCGAGGAGGTGTAGCCCGTGTGGCCCGCGTCCATCGCGTCCTTGCCGGCCTCGACGACGTTCTCGGGCGTGGGGAAGTCGGGCGCGCCGACCGATAGGTCGACCACGTCGTGGCCGGCCTCCTCCAGTTCGTTCGCGGCGTTGGAGATGGCCAGCGTCGCCGACGGCTCGACGCGGCCGACGCGGTCGGCGAAGTCGTAGGCGAACCCGTCGCCGGCTTCCTGTCCACTCATGCGGCCACCTCCGGGGCGGGAAGCTCCTCCGCGAGATCCACGGCGGCGTCGGCGGCCTCGGCACCCTTCTCGGCGCGCTCGCGCGCTTCGGCCCCCGATTGGCCCGGTCCGGATACGCCGAAGGTAACGGGCGTGTCGCGGTCGAGGCTCACCTCCGCAAGCTTCGTCGCGATCGCCTGCCCGATCACTTGGTCGTGGTCGGTGTCGCCGGACACGATGGTGCCGACGACGGCGACGGCATCGATGTCGTTGCGGCGGGCCAGCCGGTCGGCCGCCAGCGGCGTGTCGTAGGCGCCGGGGACGTCGACGGTCTCTGCGACGGCGGCGCCGCGCTCGGCGAGCGCCTCGCGGGCGGACTCCTCCATGGCCTCGGCGATGGACGCGTAGTAGCGCGCGACCACCAGGCCGAGTGTCGTCTCGGTCATTGTGCGAGCCGACGGCCGGCCCGCAGAAATGCGTACCGTTCCGGGCGGATGTGTCCGGGCGGGTGCGTCCGATGCGGAACGGATCCGACGATCCATTCCACAAGAGTTGTTACCGGCGGCGTGCGACCGCTGCGCAATGAGTGACCCCGCCGGCGGGGACGAGTCCGCCCCCGACGGGACCGAGGGCGACGGCGACGCTCCCGCCGACGCGGTCGGTTCGGACGCCGCCGTCGACGCCGAGGGGCCGAGCGACGGCGACGACGCCGCGTCCGTCGATGCCGGCATCGGGCCCAGCAGCGGCGACGACTCGCCGCTGGCCGCCCTCCGCGATCGCGTCGACGACCCCGCGAGGGCCGCCGTCCTCCTGATCGTCGTCGGGTCGCTGCTGCTCCGGACGGTCCAGCTCGGGCAGCGGATCTTCCACTGGGACGAGGGACGCGTCGGCTACTGGATCCTTCGGTTCGACGCCACCGGCGAGTTCTTCTACCGGCCGATCATCCACGGGCCGTTCCTCCCCGTCGTCAACAACGCCCTCTTCGATCTGATCGGTGCCTCGGACTTCGCCGCGCGGCTCCCGGTCGCCCTCGTCGGCGGGCTACTCCCGCTGGTCGCGCTGCTGCTTCGGCACCGGCTCCGCGATCGCGAGGTGGTCGCGCTCGCGCTGGTGCTTTCGGTCGACCCGCTGCTCGTCTACTACGGTCGGTTCATGCGCGGCGATGTACTCGTCGGCTCGTTCGCCGTCGCCGCGTTCGCGCTCGTCGTGTACGCGATCGACACGCGCCGGACGCTCCCGCTGTTCGGGTCGGCCGCCCTGCTCGCGCTCGGATTCACGGCGAAGGAGAACGCGCTCGTGTATCTCGCGTGCTTCCTCGGCGCCGGAGTCCTCCTGCTCGATCACCGCCTCGTCCGGACGGCCCGCCGGACCGGGTCGCCGCTGGACGCCCTCGTCGCCGAGGCGGTCGCGCTCGGCCGCTTCCTCGAGGAGTGGACCGCGGGGTCGCGAACCAGACGGTGGATCGAGCGTCGCGTCCGCGAGCGCGACCCGGACGCACACTGGGGCTGGGAAGCCGGCTTCCTCGGCCACCTCGCGGTCTGGGGACCGCTCGGCGCCGTCGGCGTCGTCGCGACGTTCCTCGGGGTCGTCGCGTTCTTCTACGCGCCGCGCCCCGACCTGTGGCAGGCGCTGGGCGTCGCGTCGGCGTCCGCCGGGACCGCGGGCGTCGACGCCGCGGCGCCGACGCTGGGGTCGGTGCTGCACGACGCGACGTGGGGGGCCGGCGAGAAGTTCTGGGGTACGTGGGCCTCCGGCGACCACTCGGGACATCCGTACGTCCCGTACCTCTGGGATATCCTGGAGACCTTGGCGTACGGCTCGGGCGTCCTCGTCGTGCTCGCGGTCGTGGGTTTCCTCGCGGACGGCTACGGCGAGGCGCGGGGGACCCGCTCGCTCGTCGCGTACGCGACGTACTGGGGCGCCGCGTCGCTGGTCGGCTACCCCGTCGCGACGGACATCCAGGCGCCGTGGGCGGCGATCCACATCGTCCTCCCGCTGGCGATCCCCGCGGCGGTGGGCCTCGCCTCGGTCGCCGACTCGGTGCGGGGTGCGGTCGCGAGCGGGGACGCCGTCACCGCGGCGCTCGCCGGGTTGGTCGTGCTCGCGGCCGTCGGTGGCGTCGCCGCCCCGAACGCCGACTACTGGAACTCCGCGTCCGAGGAGGACAAACAGGTGCTGCAGTGGGCGCAGCCCGAGAACGCCTACAAGGAGGCGCTGCAGGACGCCGGCGCCGTCGCCCGAAACAACGACGAGGGCGCCGACGTGCTGTGGGTGGGAACGAGCACCGGGCGCGGGACGCGGCTGTACGTCTCCGACGAGTCGAGCGTCGACCGGATGCCGCCCGGCGGACCGAGCTGGCACTCCCGGCTTCCGACGCCGTGGTATCTCGAACTCCACGACGCGAACGTCACCTCGACGCCGCCGGAGGCCCGCTACGAGGGGCTCCCGCCGGCCGAGGAGATGCCGCCGGTCGTCATCGCCAAGCCCAACGACGCCGAGGAGCTGGAGTCCCGCCTCGACGGCTACGAGTCCCGGGAGTACGCCTTCCGGCTGTGGTCCGAACGGATCGTCGTGTTCATCGACGAGGAGGCGCTCGCGGACGCCCGCGAGTGAACCGAAGGGCTCGAACCCGGGTCGAATCGTCGATGAGGTAGCCACGATCGTGTACAGTTATCGGGCCGTGAAGCAAGATTTATTCGCGGACCTGCCGAACCGCCGCCCGTGACACCGACCTGTCCCGGACCGACGCTGGGCGTCGTCGGCGGGGGCCAACTCGGCCGTATGCTCGCGGAGGCCGCCTCGCCGCTGGGCGTCGACGTGGTGGTGCTCGATCCGACCCCCGACTGTCCGGCCGCCCGCGTCGCCGAGCAGATCGAGGGGTCGTTCGACGACCGCGACGCCGTCCGTGAGCTGGCCGAGCGGGCCGACGCGCTGACGCTGGAGATCGAGCTCGCGGACCCCGACGTGCTCGCGTCGGTCGGCGAGGAGTACGACGTGCCGGTTCACCCCTCGCCGGACGCGCTGCGGACGATCCAGGACAAGCTCGTCCAGAAGCGGACGTTCGCGGACGCCGCGATCCCCGTTCCGGAGTTCGTCGCCGTCGATACCGCCGCGGATCTGGCGGACGCCGTCGAGCGCTTCGACGGCTGCATGCTGAAGGCCCGCACCGGCGGCTACGACGGCCGCGGCAACCTCCCCGTCGAGCCGGGCGACGACTACGAGGCCAAGCTGGCCGCGGTCGGCGCCGGCGACGACGGCGCGATGGCCGAGGAGCTGATCGACTTCGAGCGCGAGCTCTCGGTCGTGGCCGTCCGCGGCGACGACGAACGTCGAGCGTTCCCCGTCGTCGAGAACGTCCACCGCGAGGAGATCCTGCGCGAGACAGTCGCGCCCGCCCGGTGTTCCGAGGCGGTCGCCGAGCGCGCCCGCGAGGTCGCGCTCGACACGCTGGAGACGCTCGACGGGCGGGGCGTGTTCGCGATGGAGCTGTTTGAAGAGCCCGACGGCACTGTCTCCGTCAACGAGGTCGCCCCTCGCCCGCACAACTCCGGTCACTGGAGCATCGAGGGGGCGGCGACCTCCCAGTTCGAACAGCACGCTCGCGCCGTCCTCGGCTGGCCCCTCGGGGCGGCCGAGGCGCGAGCGCCGACCGTGATGGCGAACGTTCTCGGCGACGTGCCCGAGCCGCGCCCGGCGTCGCTGTCGGGCGTCGGCGACGTGCTCGCGGCGCCGAACGCGAACCTCCACTGGTACGGAAAGCGGGAGGCCCGCCCGCTGCGGAAGCTGGGCCATCTGACGCTCGTCGGCGCCGACGGCGACCGCGATTGCGACGCCGCAGCGGACGACACCGTCGCCCGCAACGACCTGCTCGCCCGCGCCCGCGACCTGCGGGACGGACTGACCTTCGAGTGACGACCGACGAAACCGACCGACCATGACAACCGTTCAGGACCTCATCGACCGACTCGAATCGGAGGCGACCAGCGACGTCGACCCGGACTCGACCCCCGACGTGGGCGTGATAATGGGATCGGACTCGGATCTGGACACCATGCAGGGCGCGTTCGACGCGCTCGACGAGCTGGGGTTCGCCGAACAGACCGACTTCGACGACCCGCCGGCGGTGCGGTTCACCTACGAGGCGTACGTCGTCTCCGCCCACCGCACTCCCGAACTCATGTACGCGTACGGGGAGACCGCCGCCGACCGCGGCCTCGACGTTATCATCGCGGGGGCCGGCGGGAAGTCGGCGGACCTGCCGAACATGACCGCGAGCCTCGCGTATCCGATCCCGGTGATCGGCGTGCCGGTCCAG
This genomic interval carries:
- the nthB gene encoding nitrile hydratase subunit beta → MDGIHDIGGMDSFHELPPDQPDDASPFHHEWEGVVQSLYITGLGSDTFELDRFRYTLEGDDPERYLTVPYYERWLGALETLFVEAGVVDAAELRDRAEAIAAGEAEVPDVDDPERLPALLEGVREKYLSRRGDGDPAFAVGDRIRVAKRHPAEHTRCPRYVRGAVGEIVADRGAHVYPDENARKGGDDERAEQLYNVRFDAEDLWGEGCTDADGLHIELWEPYLIDREAE
- a CDS encoding pyridoxal phosphate-dependent aminotransferase, translated to MSGQEAGDGFAYDFADRVGRVEPSATLAISNAANELEEAGHDVVDLSVGAPDFPTPENVVEAGKDAMDAGHTGYTSSNGVPELKEAIAEKLRADDIDADADDVIVTPGAKQALYETVQTLVDDGDEVVLLDPAWVSYEAMVKLAGGDLARVDLAPHGFSLADGLDDLAATVSDDTELLIVNSPSNPTGAVYSDEGLEGVRDLAVEHDFAVISDEIYDEIVYGVEQTSLASLDGMADRTVTINGFSKAYSMTGWRLGYLHATGDLVSQAGKLHSHSVSCATNFVQRAGIEALRNTDESVEEMRAAFESRRDMLVDLFDDHGVDVTVPDGAFYMMLPVADDDSAWAEEAIQDAHVATVPGSAFGAPGYARISYAASEERLREGMQRLFDAGLLGDD
- the ribH gene encoding 6,7-dimethyl-8-ribityllumazine synthase, encoding MTETTLGLVVARYYASIAEAMEESAREALAERGAAVAETVDVPGAYDTPLAADRLARRNDIDAVAVVGTIVSGDTDHDQVIGQAIATKLAEVSLDRDTPVTFGVSGPGQSGAEARERAEKGAEAADAAVDLAEELPAPEVAA
- a CDS encoding flippase activity-associated protein Agl23, with protein sequence MSDPAGGDESAPDGTEGDGDAPADAVGSDAAVDAEGPSDGDDAASVDAGIGPSSGDDSPLAALRDRVDDPARAAVLLIVVGSLLLRTVQLGQRIFHWDEGRVGYWILRFDATGEFFYRPIIHGPFLPVVNNALFDLIGASDFAARLPVALVGGLLPLVALLLRHRLRDREVVALALVLSVDPLLVYYGRFMRGDVLVGSFAVAAFALVVYAIDTRRTLPLFGSAALLALGFTAKENALVYLACFLGAGVLLLDHRLVRTARRTGSPLDALVAEAVALGRFLEEWTAGSRTRRWIERRVRERDPDAHWGWEAGFLGHLAVWGPLGAVGVVATFLGVVAFFYAPRPDLWQALGVASASAGTAGVDAAAPTLGSVLHDATWGAGEKFWGTWASGDHSGHPYVPYLWDILETLAYGSGVLVVLAVVGFLADGYGEARGTRSLVAYATYWGAASLVGYPVATDIQAPWAAIHIVLPLAIPAAVGLASVADSVRGAVASGDAVTAALAGLVVLAAVGGVAAPNADYWNSASEEDKQVLQWAQPENAYKEALQDAGAVARNNDEGADVLWVGTSTGRGTRLYVSDESSVDRMPPGGPSWHSRLPTPWYLELHDANVTSTPPEARYEGLPPAEEMPPVVIAKPNDAEELESRLDGYESREYAFRLWSERIVVFIDEEALADARE
- a CDS encoding 5-(carboxyamino)imidazole ribonucleotide synthase, with translation MTPTCPGPTLGVVGGGQLGRMLAEAASPLGVDVVVLDPTPDCPAARVAEQIEGSFDDRDAVRELAERADALTLEIELADPDVLASVGEEYDVPVHPSPDALRTIQDKLVQKRTFADAAIPVPEFVAVDTAADLADAVERFDGCMLKARTGGYDGRGNLPVEPGDDYEAKLAAVGAGDDGAMAEELIDFERELSVVAVRGDDERRAFPVVENVHREEILRETVAPARCSEAVAERAREVALDTLETLDGRGVFAMELFEEPDGTVSVNEVAPRPHNSGHWSIEGAATSQFEQHARAVLGWPLGAAEARAPTVMANVLGDVPEPRPASLSGVGDVLAAPNANLHWYGKREARPLRKLGHLTLVGADGDRDCDAAADDTVARNDLLARARDLRDGLTFE
- the purE gene encoding 5-(carboxyamino)imidazole ribonucleotide mutase, translating into MTTVQDLIDRLESEATSDVDPDSTPDVGVIMGSDSDLDTMQGAFDALDELGFAEQTDFDDPPAVRFTYEAYVVSAHRTPELMYAYGETAADRGLDVIIAGAGGKSADLPNMTASLAYPIPVIGVPVQEKSVDSVIGMPTGAPIVAVDAGKSFNAALSAAQILAREHDEVEERLIEYHENLKGGVAEVSADLHDLGVERFRTSRSDET